One genomic window of Arvicola amphibius chromosome 4, mArvAmp1.2, whole genome shotgun sequence includes the following:
- the Dhrs7b gene encoding dehydrogenase/reductase SDR family member 7B isoform X1, translated as MISSFTRKSMLKERVMDLVTQTAILPLLFGCLGIFSLFRVLQRIRSRAHLRDAVVVVTGATSGLGRECARVFHAAGAKLVLCGRNLEALEALTSELAGSRTPQGQTYKPYTVTFDLTDPGAIAAAATKILQCFGYVDILINNAGVSYRGSISDTIVDVDRKVMEINYFGPVALTKALLPSMVKRKQGHIVAISSVQGKISIPFRSAYAASKHATQAFFDCLRAEMEQDGVEVTVISPGYIHTNLSVNAVTADGSRYGALDKNTAQGRSPAEVAQDVLAAVGKKKKDVILTDLLPFLAVYLRTLAPGIFFRIMASRARKEQKSKNS; from the exons GAAGAGCATGCTGAAGGAGAGGGTCATGGACTTGGTCACCCAGACGGCTATCCTGCCCCTGCTGTTTGGCTGCCTGGGGATTTTCAGCCTCTTCCGGGTGCTACAGCGGATCCGCTCAAGGGCTCACCTGAGGGATGCTGTGGTGGTGGTTACAGGTGCCACGTCAGGGCTCGGCAGAG aATGTGCCAGAGTCTTCCATGCTGCGGGGGCAAAGCTGGTGCTCTGTGGTCGAAACTTAGAAGCCCTTGAAGCCCTCACCAGTGAACTTGCTGGTTCTCGTACTCC cCAGGGACAGACGTACAAACCTTACACGGTGACCTTCGACCTCACAGATCCTGGGGCTATTGCTGCAGCAGCAACTAAGATCCTACAGTGCTTTGGCTATGTGGACATCCTCATCAATAATGCTGGGGTCAGCTACCGCGGTAGCATCAGTGATACCATAGTGGACGTGGACAGGAAGGTGATGGAGATAAACTACTTTGGCCCTGTTGCACTAACGAAAG CACTCCTGCCCTCCATGGTCAAGAGGAAGCAAGGCCACATCGTCGCCATCAGCAGCGTCCAGGGCAAGATCAGCATTCCTTTTCGATCAGCGT ATGCAGCCTCCAAGCATGCCACCCAGGCATTCTTTGACTGTCTGCGTGCTGAGATGGAGCAGGATGGCGTCGAGGTGACTGTGATAAGCCCTGGCTACATTCATACCAATCTCTCTGTAAATGCTGTCACTGCCGATGGCTCCAGATACGGAG CTCTAGACAAGAACACAGCCCAGGGCAGAAGCCCTGCAGAGGTGGCCCAGGATGTCCTTGCTGCCGTGGGTAAGAAGAAAAAGGATGTGATCTTGACTGACTTACTGCCATTCTTGGCCGTCTATCTCAGAACTCTGGCTCCTGGGATTTTCTTCAGAATCATGGCCTCTAGGGCCAGAAAAGAGCAAAAATCCAAGAACTCGTGA
- the Dhrs7b gene encoding dehydrogenase/reductase SDR family member 7B isoform X2, whose amino-acid sequence MLKERVMDLVTQTAILPLLFGCLGIFSLFRVLQRIRSRAHLRDAVVVVTGATSGLGRECARVFHAAGAKLVLCGRNLEALEALTSELAGSRTPQGQTYKPYTVTFDLTDPGAIAAAATKILQCFGYVDILINNAGVSYRGSISDTIVDVDRKVMEINYFGPVALTKALLPSMVKRKQGHIVAISSVQGKISIPFRSAYAASKHATQAFFDCLRAEMEQDGVEVTVISPGYIHTNLSVNAVTADGSRYGALDKNTAQGRSPAEVAQDVLAAVGKKKKDVILTDLLPFLAVYLRTLAPGIFFRIMASRARKEQKSKNS is encoded by the exons ATGCTGAAGGAGAGGGTCATGGACTTGGTCACCCAGACGGCTATCCTGCCCCTGCTGTTTGGCTGCCTGGGGATTTTCAGCCTCTTCCGGGTGCTACAGCGGATCCGCTCAAGGGCTCACCTGAGGGATGCTGTGGTGGTGGTTACAGGTGCCACGTCAGGGCTCGGCAGAG aATGTGCCAGAGTCTTCCATGCTGCGGGGGCAAAGCTGGTGCTCTGTGGTCGAAACTTAGAAGCCCTTGAAGCCCTCACCAGTGAACTTGCTGGTTCTCGTACTCC cCAGGGACAGACGTACAAACCTTACACGGTGACCTTCGACCTCACAGATCCTGGGGCTATTGCTGCAGCAGCAACTAAGATCCTACAGTGCTTTGGCTATGTGGACATCCTCATCAATAATGCTGGGGTCAGCTACCGCGGTAGCATCAGTGATACCATAGTGGACGTGGACAGGAAGGTGATGGAGATAAACTACTTTGGCCCTGTTGCACTAACGAAAG CACTCCTGCCCTCCATGGTCAAGAGGAAGCAAGGCCACATCGTCGCCATCAGCAGCGTCCAGGGCAAGATCAGCATTCCTTTTCGATCAGCGT ATGCAGCCTCCAAGCATGCCACCCAGGCATTCTTTGACTGTCTGCGTGCTGAGATGGAGCAGGATGGCGTCGAGGTGACTGTGATAAGCCCTGGCTACATTCATACCAATCTCTCTGTAAATGCTGTCACTGCCGATGGCTCCAGATACGGAG CTCTAGACAAGAACACAGCCCAGGGCAGAAGCCCTGCAGAGGTGGCCCAGGATGTCCTTGCTGCCGTGGGTAAGAAGAAAAAGGATGTGATCTTGACTGACTTACTGCCATTCTTGGCCGTCTATCTCAGAACTCTGGCTCCTGGGATTTTCTTCAGAATCATGGCCTCTAGGGCCAGAAAAGAGCAAAAATCCAAGAACTCGTGA